A single region of the Salvia miltiorrhiza cultivar Shanhuang (shh) chromosome 8, IMPLAD_Smil_shh, whole genome shotgun sequence genome encodes:
- the LOC130998061 gene encoding uncharacterized protein LOC130998061 encodes MDHVLLNCPFSASIWADVFRWFLIEQPLPLDVGSMIRFSIHQKNNKQVGNLWKAGVVSLLWSLWSHRNNVIHKNLAPSRHLILKQVRVFLCEAANNFVLGTMANSVSDLLILKNISIAGQPRKPFSYIYVAWHLPPPSWIKINTDGSVREGRIHAGGVFRNAFNDVLGCYHFSGGQGVAFEAELLAIIIAIESVHRAKWDRVWFESDSSYVVQLLQSLSQTVPWRFKPRWQLALSKLHTFTWRISHIFREGNRSADFLASQAREEGFWPHAIAGLIFNRELSWQPNPALGLASSTLPPSYIVPALAAQLQGGNQNKD; translated from the exons ATGGATCACGTTCTGTTGAACTGTCCCTTCTCGGCTTCTATTTGGGCGGATGTCTTtcgttggtttttgattgagcaACCTTTGCCGTTGGACGTGGGCAGCATGATTCGCTTCTCTATCCACCAGAAGAACAACAAACAGGTTGGCAATTTGTGGAAAGCTGGGGTGGTCTCTCTCCTCTGGAGTCTCTGGTCTCACCGCAACAACGTCATACACAAAAATTTAGCACCTTCGCGCCACTTGATTCTCAAGCAGGTCCGGGTTTTTCTTTGTGAAGCTGCCAACAATTTTGTCCTTGGTACTATGGCCAACTCGGTTTCtgatcttctcattcttaagAATATCTCCATCGCTGGACAACCCAGGAAGCCTTTCTCCTATATTTACGTTGCTTGGCACCTTCCACCGCCGTCttggattaaaattaatactgatGGTTCGGTTCGTGAAGGGAGGATTCATGCGGGGGGCGTCTTTAGGAATGCCTTCAATGACGTTCTTGGTTGTTATCATTTCTCTGGCGGCCAGGGGGTTGCGTTCGAAGCAGAGCTTTTAGCTATTATTATTGCGATTGAATCTGTGCATCGTGCCAAATGGGACAGAGTTTGGTTTGAGTCGGATTCTTCTTACGTGGTCCAGCTCCTTCAGTCGCTCTCTCAaacggttccttggagattcaagCCTCGGTGGCAGCTCGCTCTCTCCAAACTCCATACTTTCACATGGcgcatttctcacatttttcgtgAGGGCAACAGATCGGCGGATTTTTTGGCTTCTCAAGCTAGGGAAGAGGGTTTTTGGCCTCATGCCATTGCtg GGCTAATTTTCAATCGGGAGTTATCGTGGCAACCTAACCCGGCTCTCGGCTTGGCAAGCTCAACTCTGCCTCCCAGCTATATCGTGCCAGCTCTGGCAGCTCAATTACAAGGTGGAAATCAGAACAAGGATTGA
- the LOC131000867 gene encoding protein JINGUBANG-like → MMVSNSSISSSASSSSTTSSSSPESSCLIGSLFREEGHIYSVAAAGNMLYTGSESNTVRVWKNLQDFSGFKSASGMVKAIVVLNQKIFTGHQDGKIRVWTLLDDHKPAPFNRVGYLPKTKHLLLKSLSPRSYVRVARNRNVPWIKHYDTVSCMSVDAYHGLLYSGSWDKTLKIWRISDSKCLESVAAHDDAVNSVIAAPGGMVFTGSADGTVKAWRREFSGRRTEHFLVDVLLEQEHAVTALAAAGGGRAVYAGSSDGLVRFWEVGKRLVVCGGVLRGHKLAVLCLAAAGNLVMSGSADKSICVWRRGGGGVHECVAVLTGHAGPVKCLAAEEEKLTEEEEGRRRWIVYSGSLDKSVKIWRVSD, encoded by the coding sequence ATGATGGTCTCCAATTCCTCCATCTCAAGCTCAGCATCATCAAGCAGcactacttcttcttcttctcccgaATCCTCATGCCTAATCGGGTCACTCTTCCGGGAAGAAGGGCACATTTATTCCGTGGCGGCCGCTGGGAACATGCTGTACACGGGCTCCGAGAGCAACACCGTGAGAGTGTGGAAAAACTTGCAAGACTTTTCCGGGTTCAAGTCGGCAAGTGGGATGGTGAAAGCCATCGTGGTGCTCAATCAAAAGATCTTTACGGGTCATCAAGATGGCAAGATACGGGTATGGACCCTCCTCGACGACCACAAACCCGCCCCGTTTAATCGGGTCGGCTACTTGCCCAAAACTAAGCATTTGTTGCTCAAATCTTTGAGCCCCAGAAGCTACGTTAGAGTCGCAAGGAACCGTAATGTTCCGTGGATAAAGCATTACGACACCGTTTCATGCATGAGCGTCGATGCGTATCACGGCCTATTGTACTCCGGCTCGTGGGATAAAACCCTCAAAATTTGGAGAATTTCCGACTCCAAATGCCTCGAATCCGTTGCGGCGCACGACGACGCCGTCAATTCGGTCATCGCGGCGCCGGGCGGGATGGTCTTCACGGGTTCCGCCGACGGCACCGTCAAGGCGTGGCGGCGGGAGTTCTCCGGGAGGCGGACGGAGCACTTTCTGGTGGACGTGCTGCTGGAGCAGGAGCACGCCGTGACAGCGCTGGCGGCGGCCGGCGGGGGCCGGGCGGTGTATGCGGGGTCGTCGGACGGGCTGGTCAGATTTTGGGAGGTTGGGAAGCGGTTGGTGGTGTGCGGAGGCGTTCTGAGGGGACACAAGCTGGCGGTGCTGTGTTTGGCGGCGGCGGGGAATCTGGTGATGAGCGGATCGGCGGATAAGAGCATATGCGTGTGGCGGAGGGGTGGCGGCGGAGTGCATGAGTGTGTggcggtgctgacggggcatgCTGGGCCGGTGAAGTGCctggcggcggaggaggagaagttgacggaggaggaggagggtcGTCGGAGGTGGATTGTGTATAGTGGGAGTTTGGACAAGAGCGTTAAGATTTGGAGGGTGTCCGACTGA